The uncultured Fibrobacter sp. genomic interval GACGGAGGAGATTGCCCGTGCAGACGCTTAAGCATATTGGCATTATTGCCCTCAATACGTTCCGCGAATCGATTCGCGACAAGATTCTTTATAACATTATTTTGCTCGCTATTGGGCTTGCTTTGTTCAGCATTGTGCTGGGCGAATGGTCCGTGTTCGACCGTGCCTACGTGATTAAGTCTACCACGCTTACCGTGATGAACCTTTCTTGCCTCCTGATTTCCATTTTTGTGGGGATAAGCCTGGTGCAGAAGGAGATCCAACGGCGGACGGTGCTGACGCTTTTGTCCAAGCCTATTAGCCGGGCGTCGTTTGTCATCGGCAAGTATTTTGGCTTGCTTGCCGTGGTGGCGGTTCACTTGGTTTTGCTCACGGGAATCTACTATGCCATCTTGTTCCTCACGAGTGCAGAACCGACGTTGTACCTCCTTGTTGCGATATACCTGATTTTCTGTGAGATGGCGGTCGTTATCGCTGTTGCGCTCCTTTTCAGCAGTTTCAGCAGCACTGTCCTTAGTGCGCTATTCACGCTGGGCGTTTACCTTGCCGGGCACTTGAGCGAGGAACTTTTGGAAC includes:
- a CDS encoding ABC transporter permease produces the protein MQTLKHIGIIALNTFRESIRDKILYNIILLAIGLALFSIVLGEWSVFDRAYVIKSTTLTVMNLSCLLISIFVGISLVQKEIQRRTVLTLLSKPISRASFVIGKYFGLLAVVAVHLVLLTGIYYAILFLTSAEPTLYLLVAIYLIFCEMAVVIAVALLFSSFSSTVLSALFTLGVYLAGHLSEELLEQVRFASRMGEMGDASTAVLEKVAVVLHAVFPGLYRFNVSTYVVHGLALPDLYLLWNSLYALGYVCVFLGVASWWFSRRDFL